The window TGTATTGTACCTTATACAAGAGGGAAAGAAAGAAGTAGAGTACCGCATGATATTATCCAAGAAGTACGCGCCATGGCTGCTGAAGGATATAAAGAAATTACACTTCTTGGCCAGAATGTAAATGCGTATGGGAAAGACTTAGACTATGAATATAGTTTAGGCGATTTAATGGATGAATTAAGAAAGATTGATATCCCGCGTATTCGTTTTACGACGTCACATCCACGTGACTTTGATGAACGTCTAATCGAGGTGCTCTCAAAAGGTGGCAACATGTTAGATCATATTCATTTGCCGGTCCAATCTGGTAGCACTGAAGTGTTGAAGCGGATGTCTCGAAAGTATACAAGAGAGCGCTACTTGGATTTGGTTCAACAAATTAGAGAAGCGATGCCAAACGCGACCTTAACGACAGATATCATCGTTGGCTTTCCAAATGAAACAGAAGAGCAGTTCGAGGAAACGATGACCCTTGTTGAAGAGGTAGGATTTGAAGCAGCCTATACGTTCATTTACTCTAAAAGAGAAGGAACACCGGCTGCCAACATGGAAGATAACGTGCCGATGGACGTGAAGAAAGCTCGTCTCAAGCGTCTCAATGAGCTTGTAAATCGTCAGTCTAAAGAGGCGATGGCGAAGTATGAAGGCGAAGTTGTTGACGTCCTTGTAGAAGGTGTAAGCAAGAACAATGATGAGGTGCTTGCTGGGTATACCGCGCGTAACAAAGTGGTGAACTTCAAAGGCCCTAAAACGGCAATTGGCCAAATTGTACAAGTGAAAATACAAGAATCTAAAACATGGTCGCTAAATGGCGAAATGGTGGAAACTATAGAGGTGAAGTAAATGACCACGTATACACGTGAAGATGTCCTAAAACATGCAGAAGAATTAGCTAAAATGCTTGCCAACACACCTGAAATTGACCGATTTAAACAGGTGGAAGCGAAACTGAATGATAACCAACGAGTCAAGAACAACATTAACCGCATCAAGTCTCTTCAGAAACAAGCGGTTAACTTTCAGCACTACGGAAAGACAGAGGCATTAAAGAAAGTAGAGAAAGAAATCGACCGTCTTCAGGCTGAATTGGATGAAATTCCAGTTGTTTCTGAATTTAAAGAAACACAAATTACCATTAATGACTTCTTACAGCTTGTTACGGGTACCATCTCCCGTGAAGTGACGAATGAAGTCATCCGCTCAACTGGTGGCGACTTGTTAACAGGTGAGACGGGTTCAGCACTTGGAGCAAGTTCAATAAAAGAGTCATAAATAGAAGGCAAAGAGCATCTCTTGTATGGAGGTGCTCTTTATTTATTTTTATCATAAAAAGATTTCGTACATTTTCCTAGGCTCTTGCATAGAATGAACTAGAAACAGAATGTTGCGACCGTATGGAATTTGGCACTTCGGACGTTTGTCTTCAATATCGATGTAAGTACTAAGAAGGAGGAGGTTGGGCTCTCATGTCGTTTTTTGATCAGGAGTATCGTGAAATTATTACGAAAGCGGTCTGTGGGAAGGGACGCAAGTTTACACAATCCACTCATACAGTTACCCCGTCACACCGCCCAACGAGTATTTTAGGATGCTGGGTCATCAACCACATCTATAACGCTAAGAAAAAAGGCGACTTTGTTGAAGTTTCAGGTAGCTACGATATCAACGTTTGGTATTCATACAACGACAACACAAAAACAGAAGTTGTAACCGAACGAGTAACGTATAGCGATAAAGTTCATTTGTCCATTAAAGATGAGCATTGCGTAGATGAGAACTGCGAAGTCATTGCTCGTGTTGTACAACAGCCGAACTGTCTGGAGGCAAGAATTGCTCACCAAGGACACAAAATTGTTGTAGAAGTGGAACGCGAATTTATCGTTGAGGTGATAGGGGAGACAAAAATTTGTGTGAAGGTCGACCCAGACGGCTGCGTACATGAGGAAGATGATTGGGGTTACGAGCTTTCTGATGATGAATTTGCAGATGTTGATCCTGACTTCTTGGCGCAAGAAGAAGAAGAGTAGATACTTAGAAGGGGTGCCAATAGGTGCCTCTTTTTTAGTGGATTGGTTGAATGTCCCTGACTGATAGGAAGGAATGTGTGTGTTATAATGTTGGGTAGACATTTTTGAACGTTTTGGAGGATCGATATGGCTAAACAAACACCCATGATGCAGCAATATTTAAAAATTAAATCCCAATATAAGGACGCTTTTCTCTTCTTCCGTCTAGGAGACTTTTATGAAATGTTTCATGAAGATGCAACAAAAGCGGCCCAAGAACTTGAAATTACACTCACGAGTCGCGATGGAGGTGAGAATGGGCGAATTCCAATGTGCGGAGTTCCATTCCATTCCTCAAAGAACTACATCAAAACGCTGGTAGAGCGTGGATACAAAGTGGCTATTTGTGAGCAGGTGGAAGACCCGCGTGTAGCGAAAGGGGTTGTAAAGCGAGAAGTTGTGCAACTGATTACCCCAGGTACGGTTATGGAAGGCACCATGCTTGATGAAGGGGAGAATAACTTTCTTGCCGCCATTACTCCGCTAGACGAGCAGCAGTTTATTATTGCTTATAACGATTTAACAACTGGTGAGAGCAGTGTGGCTCATATACGAGATGGCTTTGACAGTGTAGTGAGTGAATTATTTAACCGTCCTGTTAAAGAGATTGTCATCCCATCATCATTAGGTGAAGAGAAAGAGACGCAGCTGACAGACCGACTTTCTGTTACGTTATCCTATGAAGACCAAGAAGAATTGCTTGAGGGGTATGCCCATTTAACAGAAGGGCTGAAGCAGGATGGGCTGAAACGAGGATTCTTCCGATTGTTCCATTATTTGCAACGTACCCAGAAGCGGTCTATGGATCATTTGAAGCCTGTTCAGTACATCGAACTTATGAACTATATGAAGCTTGATTTGTACTCAAAGAGAAACCTTGAATTAATGGAAACTTTCCGTAAAGGTGGGAAGAAGGGGAGCTTGTTATGGGTGTTAGACCACACTGTAACGGCTATGGGAGCGCGTCATCTTAAAAAATGGCTCGAACGTCCTTTGTTGAACCCAGATGATATACAGTCCCGCTATAATCAAGTGGAGGGCTTTTTAAATCAATTCTTCGAACGAGAAATGATTCGTGAAGCATTGAAATCCGTCTATGACCTTGAGCGTTTGGCTGGACGTGTGGCTTATGGAAATGTGAATGCCCGAGACCTCATTCAGCTGAAGCAATCTCTAGCTAAGGTTCCAGAAATAAAGCAAATTCTATCAACCTTTCATTCTGAAGAGTTGAAAGGGTTAGGTAGCCATATAGAACCTCTCCAAGAAGTATATGAAATGCTTGATGAGAGTATAAAGGATGAGCCTCCAATCTCTGTTAAAGAAGGCGATTTGATTAAAGATGGGTTTCATCCTCAACTTGATGAATACCGAGATGCAGCCCGAAATGGGAAGCAGTGGATTGCTGAACTAGAACAGCGTGAGCGTGCTGAAACTGGCATCAAATCCTTGAAGATTGGCTATAACCGAGTGTTTGGTTATTATATCGAAGTTACAAAGGCAAATCTTCACCTTCTTCCAGAGGGTAGATATGAAAGAAAACAGACGCTAACAAATGCGGAGCGGTATATTACACCAGAATTAAAGGAAAAAGAAACGCTCATATTAGAAGCTCAAGAGAAAAGCGTAGACCTTGAGTATGATTTGTTTATCGGAGTCCGGGACAAAGTGAAAGAATACATTCGTCCCCTACAGCAACTAGCCGAACAAATGAGTACGCTAGATGTTCTCCAAGGTTTTGCGACAGTAAGTGAAGAGAATCAGTATACACGTCCTTCCATCACACCAGACCGTTCTATAAACGTAATTGGTGGCCGACATCCTGTAGTAGAGAAGGTCATGAAGGACGACCACTTTGTGCCAAATGATATTAAGATGCAGGAAGGAACGGATGTCTTTCTAATCACAGGCCCGAACATGTCAGGTAAGAGTACGTACATGCGTCAAGTTGCATTGACTGCCATTATGGCCCAGATTGGATGTTTCGTACCGGCTGAATCGGCAGAACTTCCAATCTTCGACCAAGTGTTTACACGTATTGGTGCAGCAGACGACCTTGTATCTGGTCAAAGTACGTTTATGGTGGAAATGCTAGAAGCGAACCACGCGTTAACGAAAGCGACAGAGCGTAGTTTAATTCTATTAGATGAAATTGGCCGTGGGACGAGCACCTACGATGGTATGGCGCTTGCTCAGTCTATTGTTGAGTACATTCATGAACACATTCATGCTAAAACGCTATTCTCAACACATTACCATGAGTTAACAGCGTTAGAGCAATCGCTACAGCAGTTACGAAATGTCCATGTTCGCGCTGAGGAATACGAAGGGAAAGTTGTATTCTTGCACCAAATAAAAGACGGTGCAGCAGATGAAAGCTACGGGATTCACGTTGCAAAACTAGCCCAGTTGCCAGATTCCTTATTGGCCAGGGCGGAAGAGCTTCTTCAACAGTTTGAACAAGGAAAGGACGCTCCTACTTTACAAAGAGAGGCGATGTCACCATCTGTTCCTGAAAAGGATGACGCACAGTTATCCTTCTTCCTAGCTAAAGACCAAGAAAACGAACAGAAACTAGAAGCAGGGCAACCTGCACAGAATCAAGAAGAACACGGCGTGCTCTCAGAGCTACGTGACTTAGATTTGCTTGAACTAAACCCGATTGAAGCGATGAATGAGCTTTACCGACTTCAGAAGCAGTTAAAATCGTAAGAGAGGAGGGGTATGATGGCACTCATTCATCAAATGCCAGATACGCTCGCCAATAAAATTGCAGCAGGGGAAGTGGTGGAACGCCCTTCCTCTGTTGTGAAAGAGCTAACGGAAAATAGCATTGATGCTGGAAGTACGTGGGTGAAAGTTGAACTTGAAGAAGCAGGCCTTCAGAAGATTAAAATTATGGATAACGGTAGAGGGATGGACGAAGAAGATGCTGAGAGGGCCTTTCTACGCCATGCCACTAGTAAGATTAACGATGAGGGCGATTTGTTCCGTGTGCGGACGCTTGGCTTCCGCGGGGAAGCACTTGCAAGTATCGCGGCCGTCAGTCGACTTACGCTTAAAACTTCAACAGGAGAAGAAGCAGGCACGCTGCTTCAGCTTGAAGGTGGCGTACTAAAGCAAAAGGATAAAAGTGACGCGCGCCAAGGTACTGAAATCACGATTGATGATTTGTTCTTCAATACACCAGCTCGTCTTAAGTATATGAAGACGATTCATACGGAACTCGGTCATGTCACAGATGTATTGAATCGAATGGCGTTATCCTATCCTTCCGTTCGATTTGAGTGCTGGCATAATGGAAAGCAGCTATTCCAAACAAGTGGACGGGGAGATTTACTTCAAGTTATCGCTCAAATATACGGAATGAATACCGCCAAGAAGATGATCCCGATTCATAACGAAACACTCGACTTTACCATTTCCGGGTATATTGCGAAACCTGAAATCACAAGAGCTTCTAGAAACTACATTTCAACGATTATCAATGGGCGCTATATCCGAAATATGATGGTCAACCGAGCTGTTCTTGAAGGCTATCATACTTTACTGCCAATTGGCCGTCATCCTTTAGTCATCCTTGAAATCGATATGGACCCGATGCTTGTAGATGTGAACGTCCACCCTGCTAAATTGGAAGTACGGTTTAGTAAAGATAAAGAACTTCATGAAGCCATTGTAGAAGCAGTGAAACGCGCGTTTAAACAAGAGACGCTAATTCCACAATACGAACAGCCGAACAAGGCGAAGCCGAAGGAGAAAGAAGTAAGTGTACAAGAAAGCTTCTCGTTAAAGAGTGAACCTCAAAGCGAAAGGGTACCACGGGATTCTGTTAAGCAAAGAGACTGGAGTGAACAGGACGCGATCATCCAGGATGCACAAGAACGAGAACGAGAGGAAGCTCTTTCTCATTTGCTTTCGGTTGAACCATCGCCGACCCCTTCTCAAGCGGCGGAATCAAAGCAGGTGTATGCTCATCAAGATGTAGAGGATCACCCGCCTTCAACGGCAGAAGGGAATGTTACATCCTCTGTTGTACACCGTGTACCGACGATGTATCCAATTGGACAATTGCACGGAACGTACATCCTAGCTCAGAATGAAGAGGGACTTTACATCATTGATCAGCACGCAGCGCAGGAACGCATCAAGTATGAATTTTTCAGAGACAAGCTTGGAGCAACTGCGAATGAAGTACAAGAACTTCTCATTCCAATAACCTTTGATTTATCGAAGCAAGAAGCGTTATTGATTGAGGAGCATAAGGATGAGTTAGAAGCGGTTGGCTTGTTCTTAGAGCCATTTGGGGATAAGACGTATATTGTAAGAAACCACCCTCAGTGGTTCCCGAAAGGATTCGAGGAAGAAGTTATTCAAGAAATGATTGACCAGGTCTTACAAGACCAGAAAGTAAATGTGACCAATTTACGAGAAGATGCGGCGATTCTAATGTCCTGCAAACGCTCGATTAAGGCGAATCACTATTTAAATCACCATGATATGGCGCGATTGTTAAATGACCTGCGAGATTCAGAGGATCCATTTACGTGTCCACATGGACGACCAATTATCGTTCATTTCTCAGAGTATGAAATGGAGAAAATGTTTAAACGAGTCATGTAGCAAATCGCTACATGACGATACATAAAAGGTGGGAGTAGGATGAAACGAGAAACCCTTCATGAACGTGTCTATGCAATTAAGTATCTTCTTAGTACAGGCGAGTTGAAAGAAAGTGACTTGAGCGACTCCATTATAAGGGACCTTGAACGTGTGAAAACAAGTAGAGACGGGATTGTTGAAGAAGAAAGCGTTTCTGATGAACTAAGAAGTTTAGTAGAGAAGACGCTTGATGTAGAACACTAATAGGGCTTCATATTAAAGGAGAGGGTACAGTGTCTGAGATAATCCAACAGACTTCAAAACCAAGGACGAGGAGCACGATGAAGCAGGAGTTCCGGAAGCTCGGTTTGAAGGAAGGCTCGACTGTAATCGTCCATTCTTCCTTGTCGTCCCTAGGATGGGTTGTAGGTGGTGCGGTGGCAGTTGTTCAGGCACTAATGGATGTAGTAGAAGAGACGGGAACAATCGTCATGCCGACTCATACAGCTGAGCTCTCAGATCCATCCGAGTGGGCAAATCCGCCTGTTCCTGAATCTTGGTGGGCTACAATCCGAGAAGAAATGCCAGCCTTTCATCCAAGCTACACTCCAACATTCTATATGGGGAAGATAGCAGAAACGTTTCGGACGTTTCCAGGCGTTGTGAGAAGCAATCACCCGTTCGTTTCATTTGCAGCATGGGGTAAGCTTTCCGAGGACATAACAATGGACCATTCATTGTCATACGGGTTAGGGGAAGATTCTCCACTCGGGCGATTGTATGAATATGATGGGCAAGTCCTATTACTAGGTGTAGGCTATGATAACAATACATCGTTTCATTTAGGTGAACATCATGCTCCTCACCAGCAACAAATTGTCAGAAGCGCGCCGATTGAAGTAAGAGGTCAGCGTGTGTGGAAACGCTATGCAGATATCGAGTATAAGGACGAGTTGTTCGTACAAATTGGACAAGACTTTGAAGAGCATCACCAAGTTCGAACAGGGATGGTAGGCTCAGCCACAACTAAGCTCTTTGGTGCAAGAGATGCAGTTGATTTCTGCCAAAGTTGGTTGCGTGAGAAAGATGAGATGACTATAAAGAGGTTAATTGAACTAGAATCCTAAGCAATAAGGGGACTCCTGTCACAAGGGGTCCCCTTTTATTTGTCTTAAAGTGATTCCGTTTTCCTGGCAATTTCAAAGTTTATGTGGTTAATAAATCCTAAAAAACGAGGTTAATCTATAAACCTTTCATACAAAAGTCCGATAATAAGAGGTGGATAAAGTAGTATAAATACATACAAATAGGAGAAATGAAAGTGAATATAATCAAATGGAGTATGAAAGTTATAGGTATTCTGTCTGTGTTAGGTGTAGTCGCATATAACGTCATTGAAGGAGAGGAAATCTTAACGATACATGAGGAGTCTTCTTCTTGTATTAGTTTGTGTGGTTCTACTCCTGAAGATGAGGCCATTGTCTCAATCGTAGTACCAGATCAGTATCGCGATATAGAAGAGAGTTTATACAACGAGCTCCCAGAGAAAAATGTGATGAACCGTGACCACAACGAAACGGGCGTTACTGACCGAACAACAGCCATGATTGAACCCGAAACGCTATCCACAGCCACGAAGCCCACAACCCCTGCCACTGTCATTACTGGTGAGAACGACAAGATGAAGACGCTAATGAGTAAACACTTGAAACTCCAAGGATTTACAGTGAAACTAGAAGTATCTGCACCAAGTCAAGAGACCCCTCCAACGACAACGAACGGCATTTCCGTTACACCAAATGAAGCTCAACTACAACAACTCACGAACGACAATACTAAAGACGATTATCCCCGCTATGTGGAAGCGATGCAGCAAGCCATCCACGAATACGATACAGAAAAGAATGTGTGGATGTGGAAATCAGAACCGGTTACGGAGGAAGCACAAGAAACGATCGTATTTCTTGCAGAACAACATGTTACCCACCTCTACCTAAGATTTGACCCGCACGTTTCAACAGAAGACTATGAAACATTTATCACATTAGCAAACGAACAGGAAATAACTGTGCATGCGCTAATGGGGAGCCCTTTATGGGGGACGAGTGAACGAAGTGATGATGCTCATAAACGAGTGAACCTTGTCGCTACTTATAACAGCAAAGTGAGTGAAAAGGCACAATTTGTAGGAATTCACTTTGACGTCGAACCGTATTCACTAGACCAATGGGATGTAAATAAGAAGGAAGCAATCAAAGAATGGCGTCAAGCGGCTGAGAGCTATGTGCCTTATGCAAGAGAGCGAGGATTTGTGGTTGGGAGTGCGCTTCCTTTCTGGTTAGATAATAAGGAAGTCAGTCAGTACGACCCAGAACTTTATAAAGACTTTATTGATTTAAATGATTATGTTTCGATTATGGCTTATCGAGATACGGCACTAGGTTCAAATAGTATTACGAGTATTGCAGACGGAGAAGTAGCATACGGAGGACGTGAGAAAGTGGAGATTGGGATTGAGCTTAAACCTTATAAAGTAGACTACGTATCCTTTAGTGGAAAGAGTCTAACAGAAACTGAATTGGAAACTGCGAAAGTCCGTCGTTACTTTGTAGAAGCCGAAGCAGCAGGGCTTAAGGGAATTACCATTCACGATTACACAGAATGGAAGAATAAACAATAGCCAGAAGCTTAATAAAATGAAGAACAACCCCAGTCTCTACTAGGAGATTGGGGTTGTTCTTTAGAAGGGAGCATCAACCTGTGTTTCTTAGGCCTGCTGCAATCCCGCTAATTGTAAGCAACACTTCCGTTGTGAGTTCAGTTGTTGGCTCGTCGACATTACGAAGTTCATCGATTAACACCACTTGTAAGAAGTTTAGTGGGTCAACGTAAGGATTACGTCTCCGTACGGATTCTTGAATCGTCTTTTGTTGGTCAAGAAGTGATTCGTCCAAGGAGATCGCTAACAGAACTCGTTCTGTGCGTTTGTATTCTTCCTCAATATTGTTGAAGATTCGTTCACCTAAGGATTGGTCTTCTAAGAGATTGACATATTCTCTTGCTGTCTGCATATCCGCTTTCATGAGAGCCATTTGTAGGTTGTCTATAGTAGACCTGAAGAATGGCCAATTGTTATACATGTTCTGCAGGCGTTTTAAATGCTCTTCACTTTGGTTCGCATATGCCTCAAGACCTGAACCTGCTGCATACCAAGCGGGCAGAAGATGACGGTTTTGGGTCCATGCGAATACCCAAGGAATGGCTCTTAAGTTTTCAAATTTAGCGTTATTTTTACGCTTCATCGGACGCGAGCCAATGTTTAGTCCGCTTAGCTCATTTAAAGGCGTGGCCTCATTGAAGTAGGTGAGAAAGTCCTTGTTACCAAAGACAAGTGATTGATATTTCTCTAACGAAACTTTCGCAATTTCTTCCATGGCTTCTTCCCAAGATTGTTCTCTATGGTGGGCTTGCTCTGATTCTTTGGAGATGTTCGCTGCCCCTTCAAGTAACGTTGAGGCTGCTTGTTCTAGACTGCGGTAGGCAATATCTTTCAGTAAATAACGAGAAGAGAGCACTTCGCCTTGTTCCGTGATTTTCACTCCATCACCTAGCGTTTCAACAGGTTGGGAGAGTAAACTTCGATTCAGAG of the Pontibacillus halophilus JSM 076056 = DSM 19796 genome contains:
- a CDS encoding RicAFT regulatory complex protein RicA family protein: MTTYTREDVLKHAEELAKMLANTPEIDRFKQVEAKLNDNQRVKNNINRIKSLQKQAVNFQHYGKTEALKKVEKEIDRLQAELDEIPVVSEFKETQITINDFLQLVTGTISREVTNEVIRSTGGDLLTGETGSALGASSIKES
- a CDS encoding aminoglycoside N(3)-acetyltransferase, which encodes MKQEFRKLGLKEGSTVIVHSSLSSLGWVVGGAVAVVQALMDVVEETGTIVMPTHTAELSDPSEWANPPVPESWWATIREEMPAFHPSYTPTFYMGKIAETFRTFPGVVRSNHPFVSFAAWGKLSEDITMDHSLSYGLGEDSPLGRLYEYDGQVLLLGVGYDNNTSFHLGEHHAPHQQQIVRSAPIEVRGQRVWKRYADIEYKDELFVQIGQDFEEHHQVRTGMVGSATTKLFGARDAVDFCQSWLREKDEMTIKRLIELES
- the cotE gene encoding outer spore coat protein CotE, with translation MSFFDQEYREIITKAVCGKGRKFTQSTHTVTPSHRPTSILGCWVINHIYNAKKKGDFVEVSGSYDINVWYSYNDNTKTEVVTERVTYSDKVHLSIKDEHCVDENCEVIARVVQQPNCLEARIAHQGHKIVVEVEREFIVEVIGETKICVKVDPDGCVHEEDDWGYELSDDEFADVDPDFLAQEEEE
- the mutL gene encoding DNA mismatch repair endonuclease MutL — its product is MALIHQMPDTLANKIAAGEVVERPSSVVKELTENSIDAGSTWVKVELEEAGLQKIKIMDNGRGMDEEDAERAFLRHATSKINDEGDLFRVRTLGFRGEALASIAAVSRLTLKTSTGEEAGTLLQLEGGVLKQKDKSDARQGTEITIDDLFFNTPARLKYMKTIHTELGHVTDVLNRMALSYPSVRFECWHNGKQLFQTSGRGDLLQVIAQIYGMNTAKKMIPIHNETLDFTISGYIAKPEITRASRNYISTIINGRYIRNMMVNRAVLEGYHTLLPIGRHPLVILEIDMDPMLVDVNVHPAKLEVRFSKDKELHEAIVEAVKRAFKQETLIPQYEQPNKAKPKEKEVSVQESFSLKSEPQSERVPRDSVKQRDWSEQDAIIQDAQEREREEALSHLLSVEPSPTPSQAAESKQVYAHQDVEDHPPSTAEGNVTSSVVHRVPTMYPIGQLHGTYILAQNEEGLYIIDQHAAQERIKYEFFRDKLGATANEVQELLIPITFDLSKQEALLIEEHKDELEAVGLFLEPFGDKTYIVRNHPQWFPKGFEEEVIQEMIDQVLQDQKVNVTNLREDAAILMSCKRSIKANHYLNHHDMARLLNDLRDSEDPFTCPHGRPIIVHFSEYEMEKMFKRVM
- the miaB gene encoding tRNA (N6-isopentenyl adenosine(37)-C2)-methylthiotransferase MiaB, whose protein sequence is MNEQQRKEQNILQSDDEAKNLKRIQELSSDDLISHYFQTTYEPTAPSLKEAKKRGKSETEVHYDFTIPEDIQGIGARKKFQIRTYGCQMNEHDTEVMAGILTEMGYESTTDQHEADIILLNTCAIRENAENKVFGELGHLKSLKRENPGLLLGVCGCMSQEEAVVNRIKQKHPFVDLVFGTHNIHRLPQLVKEALFSKEMVLEVWSKEGDIIENLPRVRKGKIKGWVNIMYGCDKFCTYCIVPYTRGKERSRVPHDIIQEVRAMAAEGYKEITLLGQNVNAYGKDLDYEYSLGDLMDELRKIDIPRIRFTTSHPRDFDERLIEVLSKGGNMLDHIHLPVQSGSTEVLKRMSRKYTRERYLDLVQQIREAMPNATLTTDIIVGFPNETEEQFEETMTLVEEVGFEAAYTFIYSKREGTPAANMEDNVPMDVKKARLKRLNELVNRQSKEAMAKYEGEVVDVLVEGVSKNNDEVLAGYTARNKVVNFKGPKTAIGQIVQVKIQESKTWSLNGEMVETIEVK
- the mutS gene encoding DNA mismatch repair protein MutS, whose protein sequence is MAKQTPMMQQYLKIKSQYKDAFLFFRLGDFYEMFHEDATKAAQELEITLTSRDGGENGRIPMCGVPFHSSKNYIKTLVERGYKVAICEQVEDPRVAKGVVKREVVQLITPGTVMEGTMLDEGENNFLAAITPLDEQQFIIAYNDLTTGESSVAHIRDGFDSVVSELFNRPVKEIVIPSSLGEEKETQLTDRLSVTLSYEDQEELLEGYAHLTEGLKQDGLKRGFFRLFHYLQRTQKRSMDHLKPVQYIELMNYMKLDLYSKRNLELMETFRKGGKKGSLLWVLDHTVTAMGARHLKKWLERPLLNPDDIQSRYNQVEGFLNQFFEREMIREALKSVYDLERLAGRVAYGNVNARDLIQLKQSLAKVPEIKQILSTFHSEELKGLGSHIEPLQEVYEMLDESIKDEPPISVKEGDLIKDGFHPQLDEYRDAARNGKQWIAELEQRERAETGIKSLKIGYNRVFGYYIEVTKANLHLLPEGRYERKQTLTNAERYITPELKEKETLILEAQEKSVDLEYDLFIGVRDKVKEYIRPLQQLAEQMSTLDVLQGFATVSEENQYTRPSITPDRSINVIGGRHPVVEKVMKDDHFVPNDIKMQEGTDVFLITGPNMSGKSTYMRQVALTAIMAQIGCFVPAESAELPIFDQVFTRIGAADDLVSGQSTFMVEMLEANHALTKATERSLILLDEIGRGTSTYDGMALAQSIVEYIHEHIHAKTLFSTHYHELTALEQSLQQLRNVHVRAEEYEGKVVFLHQIKDGAADESYGIHVAKLAQLPDSLLARAEELLQQFEQGKDAPTLQREAMSPSVPEKDDAQLSFFLAKDQENEQKLEAGQPAQNQEEHGVLSELRDLDLLELNPIEAMNELYRLQKQLKS